A DNA window from Scomber japonicus isolate fScoJap1 chromosome 14, fScoJap1.pri, whole genome shotgun sequence contains the following coding sequences:
- the foxn2a gene encoding forkhead box protein N2 isoform X2 — protein MGPIIGMSPDKKTEIPGMQEERTGLRGVCGVGTLPEAECASSPLATSVDRTGGNEDEELTNLNWLHENLLQNFTLGGPEAQPSGSPLFDIEGDYGPNQGPSSSSSSSSHGRGRERDSLKSKPPFSFSLLIYMAIEQSPSKSLPVKEIYGWILEHFPYFSNAPTGWKNSVRHNLSLNKCFRKVERSLGKANGKGSLWCVDPEYRPNLIQALKKQHFPAAHAFCTPPASPPSASSPPRHLFLQGCSFKESDIDAATAMMLLNSAPGHHVDPCNSDSPLDLSRPDSVLVSSDPKQDHNYSSVALQRCSSRSSSSSLSSLDEGGCDRRQSRRAGSEGFHSDEDSDLWDERGVHQTSRRPPAIKWPTGKRARREAKPELDEELKEAAGSLLHLAGIRSCTEGSKRTVKSTKLNRK, from the exons ATGGGTCCAATCATTGGGATGTCACCAGATAAGAAAACGGAAATTCCGGGTATGCAAGAAGAGCGGACAGGGCTCAGAGGTGTTTGTGGTGTGGGAACGCTGCCAGAGGCGGAGTGTGCGTCCAGTCCGTTGGCGACCAGCGTCGATCGGACCGGAGGCAACGAGGACGAGGAGCTTACCAACCTCAACTGGCTCCATGAGAACCTGCTTCAGAACTTCACTCTGGGAGGCCCCGAAGCTCAGCCCAGCGGCAGTCCTCTTTTCGACATCGAGGGAGACTACGGGCCCAACCAGGGCccgtcatcctcctcctcatcttcgtCACATGGCAGAGGCAGGGAGCGAGACTCGTTGAAGTCTAAGCCCCCTTTCTCGTTTTCCCTCCTCATCTACATGGCCATTGAGCAGTCTCCCAGCAAGTCTTTGCCCGTCAAGGAAATCTACGGCTGGATTCTTGAGCACTTCCCTTATTTCTCCAACGCTCCCACTGGTTGGAAGAACTCAGTGCGTCACAACCTGTCCCTGAACAAATGCTTCCGCAAGGTGGAGAGGAGTTTAGGAAAG GCGAATGGAAAAGGTTCTCTCTGGTGTGTAGACCCTGAGTACCGCCCCAACCTGATCCAAGCCCTTAAAAAGCAGCACTTCCCTGCCGCACATGCCTTCTGCACACCACCCGCCTCCCCACCCAG TGCCTCCTCACCCCCACGCCATCTCTTTCTACAAGGCTGCTCATTTAAag AGTCTGACATTGATGCTGCCACTGCCATGATGCTCTTAAACTCTGCCCCTGGGCACCACGTTGACCCAT GCAATTCTGACAGCCCACTGGACCTCTCCAGACCCGACTCTGTCCTGGTGAGCAGCGATCCAAAGCAGGACCACAACTACAGCAGCGTAGCCCTACAGCGCTGCTcctcccgctcctcctcctcgtctctgTCCTCCCTCGACGAAGGAGGCTGCGACCGCAGGCAGTCCCGCCGCGCCGGCAGCGAGGGCTTCCACAGCGACGAGGATTCCGACCTCTGGGACGAGAGGGGCGTGCACCAAACTTCGCGGCGCCCGCCCGCTATCAAATGGCCCACTGGCAAGAGGGCACGACGCGAGGCCAAACCGGAGCTGGATGAGGAGCTGAAGGAAGCGGCCGGCTCCTTGCTGCACCTCGCCGGTATACGCAGCTGCACGGAGGGCTCCAAACGCACTGTCAAGAGCACAAAACTTAACAGGAAATGA
- the foxn2a gene encoding forkhead box protein N2 isoform X1 produces the protein MRERRVPESGIEADSYRGCALRGNLRKQDLFDLMGPIIGMSPDKKTEIPGMQEERTGLRGVCGVGTLPEAECASSPLATSVDRTGGNEDEELTNLNWLHENLLQNFTLGGPEAQPSGSPLFDIEGDYGPNQGPSSSSSSSSHGRGRERDSLKSKPPFSFSLLIYMAIEQSPSKSLPVKEIYGWILEHFPYFSNAPTGWKNSVRHNLSLNKCFRKVERSLGKANGKGSLWCVDPEYRPNLIQALKKQHFPAAHAFCTPPASPPSASSPPRHLFLQGCSFKESDIDAATAMMLLNSAPGHHVDPCNSDSPLDLSRPDSVLVSSDPKQDHNYSSVALQRCSSRSSSSSLSSLDEGGCDRRQSRRAGSEGFHSDEDSDLWDERGVHQTSRRPPAIKWPTGKRARREAKPELDEELKEAAGSLLHLAGIRSCTEGSKRTVKSTKLNRK, from the exons atgagagagaggagagtgccAGAAAGTGGGATAGAGGCAGACAGCTACAGGGGGTGTGCCCTCAGGGGGAACTTAAGAAAACAAG ACCTCTTTGATTTAATGGGTCCAATCATTGGGATGTCACCAGATAAGAAAACGGAAATTCCGGGTATGCAAGAAGAGCGGACAGGGCTCAGAGGTGTTTGTGGTGTGGGAACGCTGCCAGAGGCGGAGTGTGCGTCCAGTCCGTTGGCGACCAGCGTCGATCGGACCGGAGGCAACGAGGACGAGGAGCTTACCAACCTCAACTGGCTCCATGAGAACCTGCTTCAGAACTTCACTCTGGGAGGCCCCGAAGCTCAGCCCAGCGGCAGTCCTCTTTTCGACATCGAGGGAGACTACGGGCCCAACCAGGGCccgtcatcctcctcctcatcttcgtCACATGGCAGAGGCAGGGAGCGAGACTCGTTGAAGTCTAAGCCCCCTTTCTCGTTTTCCCTCCTCATCTACATGGCCATTGAGCAGTCTCCCAGCAAGTCTTTGCCCGTCAAGGAAATCTACGGCTGGATTCTTGAGCACTTCCCTTATTTCTCCAACGCTCCCACTGGTTGGAAGAACTCAGTGCGTCACAACCTGTCCCTGAACAAATGCTTCCGCAAGGTGGAGAGGAGTTTAGGAAAG GCGAATGGAAAAGGTTCTCTCTGGTGTGTAGACCCTGAGTACCGCCCCAACCTGATCCAAGCCCTTAAAAAGCAGCACTTCCCTGCCGCACATGCCTTCTGCACACCACCCGCCTCCCCACCCAG TGCCTCCTCACCCCCACGCCATCTCTTTCTACAAGGCTGCTCATTTAAag AGTCTGACATTGATGCTGCCACTGCCATGATGCTCTTAAACTCTGCCCCTGGGCACCACGTTGACCCAT GCAATTCTGACAGCCCACTGGACCTCTCCAGACCCGACTCTGTCCTGGTGAGCAGCGATCCAAAGCAGGACCACAACTACAGCAGCGTAGCCCTACAGCGCTGCTcctcccgctcctcctcctcgtctctgTCCTCCCTCGACGAAGGAGGCTGCGACCGCAGGCAGTCCCGCCGCGCCGGCAGCGAGGGCTTCCACAGCGACGAGGATTCCGACCTCTGGGACGAGAGGGGCGTGCACCAAACTTCGCGGCGCCCGCCCGCTATCAAATGGCCCACTGGCAAGAGGGCACGACGCGAGGCCAAACCGGAGCTGGATGAGGAGCTGAAGGAAGCGGCCGGCTCCTTGCTGCACCTCGCCGGTATACGCAGCTGCACGGAGGGCTCCAAACGCACTGTCAAGAGCACAAAACTTAACAGGAAATGA